The following are encoded together in the Buteo buteo chromosome 2, bButBut1.hap1.1, whole genome shotgun sequence genome:
- the DNTTIP1 gene encoding deoxynucleotidyltransferase terminal-interacting protein 1 isoform X2, producing MGAARDAEQQPGPPGEEGLGGAEEQLVSTSPWNIMIKHRQVQRRGRRSQMTTSFTDPAVSMDLLRAVLQPSINEEIRGVFNKYMKFFQKAAINVRDNVGEEVDPEQLIQETCRSCLEQAKLLFSDGKKVVPRLPHEQAVPKRARQVDEELNRRGSPVPKKRKGRPPGQSLSNDRGVSGMAAWKLKVSEPVRRDGPKWDPSRLTETTTFVLGSRANKALGMGGTRGRLYIKHPHLFKAYLLIEEDIRDLAASDDYRDSVDLRLEELKPFIPPAWMTEKMQKHMETLRRGGDAPPPEGPPES from the exons atGGGCGCCGCCCGCGATGCGGAGCAGCAGCCGGGACCACCGGGCGAGGAGGGCCTGGGCGGCGCCGAGGAACAGCTGGTCAGCACG AGCCCCTGGAACATCATGATCAAGCACCGGCAGGTGCAGCGGCGCGGCCGGCGCTCCCAGATGACCACCAG CTTCACGGATCCAGCCGTGTCCATGGACCTGCTGCGAGctgtcctgcagcccagcaTCAACGAGGAAATCCGGGGTGTCTTCAACAAGTACATGAAG TTTTTCCAGAAGGCAGCGATCAACGTGCGCGATAAtgttggggaggaggtggacCCAGAGCAGCTCATCCAGGAGACCTGCCggagctgcctggagcag gCCAAACTGCTGTTCTCTGATGGCAAAAAGGTTGTTCCCAGGTTGCCCCACGAGCAGGCAGTACCAAAG CGTGCCCGACAGGTGGATGAGGAGCTGAATCGTCGAGGGAGCCCTGTTCCCAAAAAG AGAAAGGGGCGGCCTCCAGGACAGAGCCTGTCGAACGATCGTGGGGTCTCAGGCATGGCTGC GTGGAAGCTCAAAGTCTCTGAGCCCGTGAGAAGGGATGGACCAAAG TGGGATCCATCCCGACTGACTGAAACCACAACCTTTGTGCTGGGATCTCGAGCAAACAA AGCTCTCGGGATGGGAGGAACAAGAGGGCGACTCTACATCAAGCATCCCCACCTCTTTAAG GCCTACCTCCTCATCGAAGAGGACATTCGGGATCTGGCTGCCAGTGACGATTACAG ggaCTCTGTCgacctgcggctggaggagctgaaGCCGTTCATCCCGCCGGCGTGGATGACGGAGAAGATGCAGAAGCACATGGAGACGCTTCGCCGCGGGGGGGACGCGCCGCCCCCCGAGGGCCCCCCCGAGTCCTGA
- the SNX21 gene encoding sorting nexin-21 isoform X1: MAARILHRLRHALAGEGGREERACGGSEAEDFPESSELEDDTEGLSTRLSGTLSFTSHEDEEEEEEEDGAGDELGEPPQPTGTAAGAEDGEWGPAAERPGGSLLTRQLQELWKKSRGSLVPQRLLFEVTSASVVSERSSKYVLYTIYLIRSGRFDKAPAAIARRYSDFERLNRRLRCRFGCDMAGIAFPRKRLRRNFTAETIAKRSRAFEQFLSHLHSIAEIRRSPEFLEFFFLQDLQAAQRLTCTGMYREALATWANAYRLQDRLGVCGSGRFLLTLAGLAVCHQELDELCEAHGFCEQALQLLEAQGSHPLLGPFLQAHVHLAWKVGKDKRRSEARLQDLREAGPPLQQQPTLKECLIKEPLE, encoded by the exons ATGGCCGCCCGCATCCTGCACCGCCTGCGGCACGCGCTGGCCGGCGAAGGCGGCCGGGAGGAGCGGGCGTGCGGCGGCTCCGAGGCCGAGGACTTCCCGGAGAGCTCGGAACTGGAGGACGACACGGAGGGGCTGTCGACGCGCCTCAGCGGCACCCTGAGCTTCACCAGCcacgaggacgaggaggaggaggaggaggaggatggtgcTGGAGACGAGCTGGGGGAGCCACCGCAGCCGACCGGCACGGCAGCGGGTGCAGAGGACGGAG AGTGGGGCCCCGCGGCAGAGCGCCCCGGCGGCAGCCTGCTGACCcggcagctgcaggagctgtggaAGAAATCGCGGGGCAGCCTGGTGCCCCAGCGGCTGCTCTTCGAGGTCACCAGCGCCAGCGTGGTCAGCGAGCGCTCCTCCAAGTACGTG CTCTACACCATCTACCTGATCCGCTCCGGCCGGTTCGACAAGGCCCCCGCCGCCATCGCCCGGCGCTATTCAGACTTTGAGCGGCTGAACCGCCGCTTGCGCTGCCGCTTCGGCTGCGACATGGCCGGCATCGCCTTCCCCAGGAAGAGGCTGCGCCGGAACTTCACCGCCGAGACCATCGCCAAGCGGAGCCGAGCCTTCGAGCAGTTCCTGTCCCACCTGCACTCCATCGCCGAGATCCGCCGCTCCCCCGAGTTCCTCGAGTTCTTCTTCCTGCAGGACCTGCAGGCTGCGCAGCGCCTGACCTGCACCGGCATGTACCGCGAAGCCCTGGCCACCTGGGCCAACGCCTACCGGCTGCAGGACCGGCTGGGGGTCTGCGGCTCCGGCCGCTTCCTCCTGACGCTGGCCGGGCTGGCCGTCTGCCACCAGGAGCTGGACGAGCTCTGCGAGGCCCACGGCTTCTGCGAGCAGgcgctgcagctgctggaggccCAAGGCAGCCACCCGCTGCTGGGGCCCTTCCTGCAGGCCCACGTCCACCTGGCCTGGAAGGTGGGCAAGGACAAGCGGCGCTCGGAGGCCCGGCTGCAGGACCTGCGGgaggccgggccgcccctgcagcagcagcccaccCTGAAGGAGTGCCTGATCAAGGAGCCTCTGGAGTGA
- the ACOT8 gene encoding acyl-coenzyme A thioesterase 8 codes for MMGTAHRPAASAPPEGARRPPPLCIEPPGAPPTPAVWPIRAVLSRLPASEPSGPGFPATARVTGGSAVQSAGLPRPAGGRYFARPGSRRCQRRRFWVAEEMAAAGDGGGPGPGPGRPPPGDLRSVLITSVLNLERLELDLFRGRHHWVPATQRLFGGQIVGQALVAAARAVSRDEQVHSLHCYFVRAGDPKVPVLYEVERTRTGKSFSVRSVKAIQHGKPIFTCQASFQLSQGSPVQHQFTMPTVPPPEELLTQEELIQKFLQNPNLAERYRKHLNKIQAEDVPIDIKPVNPPDIFCLEPQEPKQLFWVRARGYIGETDMKVHCCVAAYISDYAFLGTALLPHRQYHIKFLVSLDHSMWFHAPFRADHWMLYECESPWAGGCRGLVQGRLWRRDGVLAVTCAQEGVIRVEQKPNQSKL; via the exons ATGATGGGCACCGCGCACCGCCCCGCGGCCTCCGCGCCCCCGGAAGgagcccgccgccccccgccgcttTGTATTGAACCACCCGGGGCACCGCCCACGCCCGCAGTGTGGCCAATCAGAGCCGTCCTCTCCCGATTGCCAGCAAGCGAGCCAAGCGGCCCAGGGTTTCCCGCCACCGCCCGCGTGACTGGCGGCTCGGCGGTCCAATCGGCTggcctcccccgccccgcgggTGGGCGGTACTTCGCACGGCCCGGATCTCGCCGCTGTCAGCGGCGCCGGTTCTGGGTCGCAGAGGAGATGGCGGCTGCGGGCGACGGCgggggaccggggccggggccggggcggccgccgcccggGGACCTGCGGAGCGTGCTGATCACCAGCGTGCTGAACCTGGAGCGGCTGGAGCTCGACCTCTTCAG GGGCCGGCACCACTGGGTGCCCGCTACGCAGCGCCTCTTCGGCGGGCAGATCGTGGGGCAGGCCCTAGTGGCGGCCGCCCGGGCCGTTAGCCGCGACGAGCAGGTCCACTCGCTGCACTGCTACTTCGTGCGGGCAG GAGACCCCAAGGTGCCGGTGCTGTACGAGGTGGAGCGGACCCGTACGGGGAAGAGCTTCTCAGTCCGTTCCGTAAAGGCCATCCAGCATGGAAAGCCAATCTTCACCTGCCAGGCCTCCTTCCAGCTCTCCCAGGGGAGCCCAGTGCAGCACCAGTTCACCATGCCTACCGTGCCACCCCCTGAGGAGCTGCTGACGCAAGAGGAGCTTATCCAGAAGTTTCTGCA GAATCCTAACTTGGCAGAGAGATACAGAAAGCATCTCAACAAGATTCAAGCCGAAGACGTGCCGATTGATATCAAACCCGTGAACCCACCAGACATATTCTGCTTGGAGCCGCAGGAGCCAAAGCAGCTCTTCTGGGTGCGAGCACGAGGCTACATAG GAGAGACTGACATGAAGGTGCACTGCTGCGTGGCCGCCTACATCTCCGACTATGCCTTCCTGGGCACGGCTCTGCTCCCGCACCGGCAGTACCACATCAAGTTCTTGGTGTCCCTCGACCATTCCATGTGGTTCCACGCGCCCTTCCGAGCAGACCACTGGATGCTGTATGAGTGCGAGAGCCCCTGGGCTG GTGGGTGCCGGGGACTGGTGCAGGGACGGCTGTGGCGCCGGGATGGGGTCCTGGCTGTCACCTGTGCGCAGGAGGGAGTCATCAGGGTGGAGCAAAAGCCAAACCAGAGCAAGCTCTAG
- the SNX21 gene encoding sorting nexin-21 isoform X3 — translation MVLETSWGSHRSRPARQRVQRTEAEWGPAAERPGGSLLTRQLQELWKKSRGSLVPQRLLFEVTSASVVSERSSKYVLYTIYLIRSGRFDKAPAAIARRYSDFERLNRRLRCRFGCDMAGIAFPRKRLRRNFTAETIAKRSRAFEQFLSHLHSIAEIRRSPEFLEFFFLQDLQAAQRLTCTGMYREALATWANAYRLQDRLGVCGSGRFLLTLAGLAVCHQELDELCEAHGFCEQALQLLEAQGSHPLLGPFLQAHVHLAWKVGKDKRRSEARLQDLREAGPPLQQQPTLKECLIKEPLE, via the exons atggtgcTGGAGACGAGCTGGGGGAGCCACCGCAGCCGACCGGCACGGCAGCGGGTGCAGAGGACGGAGGCAG AGTGGGGCCCCGCGGCAGAGCGCCCCGGCGGCAGCCTGCTGACCcggcagctgcaggagctgtggaAGAAATCGCGGGGCAGCCTGGTGCCCCAGCGGCTGCTCTTCGAGGTCACCAGCGCCAGCGTGGTCAGCGAGCGCTCCTCCAAGTACGTG CTCTACACCATCTACCTGATCCGCTCCGGCCGGTTCGACAAGGCCCCCGCCGCCATCGCCCGGCGCTATTCAGACTTTGAGCGGCTGAACCGCCGCTTGCGCTGCCGCTTCGGCTGCGACATGGCCGGCATCGCCTTCCCCAGGAAGAGGCTGCGCCGGAACTTCACCGCCGAGACCATCGCCAAGCGGAGCCGAGCCTTCGAGCAGTTCCTGTCCCACCTGCACTCCATCGCCGAGATCCGCCGCTCCCCCGAGTTCCTCGAGTTCTTCTTCCTGCAGGACCTGCAGGCTGCGCAGCGCCTGACCTGCACCGGCATGTACCGCGAAGCCCTGGCCACCTGGGCCAACGCCTACCGGCTGCAGGACCGGCTGGGGGTCTGCGGCTCCGGCCGCTTCCTCCTGACGCTGGCCGGGCTGGCCGTCTGCCACCAGGAGCTGGACGAGCTCTGCGAGGCCCACGGCTTCTGCGAGCAGgcgctgcagctgctggaggccCAAGGCAGCCACCCGCTGCTGGGGCCCTTCCTGCAGGCCCACGTCCACCTGGCCTGGAAGGTGGGCAAGGACAAGCGGCGCTCGGAGGCCCGGCTGCAGGACCTGCGGgaggccgggccgcccctgcagcagcagcccaccCTGAAGGAGTGCCTGATCAAGGAGCCTCTGGAGTGA
- the TNNC2 gene encoding troponin C, skeletal muscle: MPSMTDQQAEARAFLSEEMIAEFKAAFDMFDADGGGDISTKELGTVMRMLGQNPTKEELDAIIEEVDEDGSGTIDFEEFLVMMVRQMKEDAKGKSEEELANCFRVFDRNADGFIDIEELGEILRATGEHVTDEDIEDLMKDSDKNNDGRIDFDEFLKMMEGVQ, from the exons atgcctTCAATG ACAGACCAGCAGGCAGAAGCCCGCGCCTTCCTCAGCGAGGAGATGATCGCGG aGTTCAAGGCCGCCTTCGACATGTTTGATGCGGATGGCGGCGGGGACATCAGCACCAAGGAGCTGGGGACGGTGATGAGGATGTTGGGGCAGAACCCCACCAAGGAGGAGCTGGACGCCATCATAGAGGAGGTGGACGAGGACG GCAGCGGCACCATCGACTTCGAGGAGTTCCTGGTGATGATGGTGCGCCAGATGAAGGAGGACGCCAAGGGCAAGTCTGAGGAGGAGTTGGCCAACTGCTTCCGCGTCTTCGACCG GAACGCGGACGGGTTCATCGACATCGAGGAGCTGGGTGAGATCCTGAGGGCCACCGGAGAGCACGTCACCGACGAGGACATAGAGGATCTGATGAAGGACTCAGACAAGAACAACGATGGCCGCATCGACTTCGATG AGTTCCTGAAGATGATGGAGGGTGTGCAGTAA
- the UBE2C gene encoding ubiquitin-conjugating enzyme E2 C has product MASQNADPAAVPSAAARKAAEAGATAARGSVGKRLQQELMALMMSGDKGISAFPESDNLFKWIGTIDGAAGTAYEELRYKLSLEFPSGYPYTAPTVRFLTPCYHPNVDTQGNICLDILKDKWSALYDVRTILLSIQSLLAEPNIESPLNTHAAELWKNQVAYKKYVRETYAKQAKSQET; this is encoded by the exons ATGGCCTCGCAGAACGCCGACCCCGCCGCCGTGCCCAGCGCAGCCGCCCGCAAAGCGGCCGAGGCGGGGGCCACGGCGGCCCGCGGCTCGGTGGGGAAGAG gctgcagcaggagctgatgGCGCTCATG ATGTCCGGTGACAAAGGCATCTCCGCCTTCCCCGAGTCCGACAACCTCTTCAAGTGGATCGGGACCATTGACGGTGCCGCCGGCACG gcCTACGAGGAGCTTCGGTACAAGCTGTCGCTGGAGTTCCCCAGCGGGTACCCCTACACTGCGCCCACGGTGCGGTTCCTGACGCCCTGCTACCACCCCAACGTCGACACCCAGGGCAACATCTGCCTCGACATCCTCAAGGACAAGTGGTCGGCCCTCTACGACGTCCGCACCATCCTGCTCTCCATCCAGAGCCTGCTGGCAG agccAAACATCGAGAGCCCCCTGAATACGCACGCCGCCGAGCTCTGGAAGAACCAAGTCG cCTACAAGAAATACGTGCGGGAGACATACGCCAAGCAGGCCAAGAGCCAGGAAACCTGA
- the LOC142028478 gene encoding regulator of G-protein signaling 9-binding protein-like — translation MAPGRGDACRMPGAAGTCAVAQAALCKATAGHRLLVLQLGGSADSPRLREERRRRSAEARELSTGLQRTLLAGLRQASASPEERRELERLWVLFLSALELFLQDLHRAHHLCQLFSVQQGSTTPLRTGLGSRGLPSRKGSRRGGGPAQPLATLRLEEEIEQVRATLVEMESRANIPPWTVEATQAAGMGGAADPAAGVARGGSHAGHCCRVL, via the exons ATGGCACCAGGGAGAGGGGATGCGTGCCGCATGCCAGGGGCAGCGGGGACATGCGCGGTGGCCCAGGCTGCCCTCTGCAAGGCCACGGCTGGGCACcggctgctggtgctgcagctCGGGGGCAGCGCCGACAGCCCCCGGCTGCGAGAGGAGCGGCGCAGGAGGAGCGCGGAGGCCCGCGAACTCAGCACCG GGCTGCAACGCAcgctgctggcagggctgcggCAGGCGTCGGCGAGCCCCGAGGAGCGGCGGGAGCTGGAGAGGCTGTGGGTGCTCTTCCTCTCGGCCCTGGAGCTCTTCCTGCAGGATCTGCACCGAGCCCACCACCTCTGCCAGCTCTTCTCCGTGCAGCAGGGGAGCACAACCCCGCTGCGCACTGGGCTGGGGAGCCGGGGGCTGCCCAGCCGCAAGGGAAGCCGGCGAGGGGGGGGTCCTGCGCAGCCCCTGGCCACCCTGCGCCTGGAGGAAGAGATCGAGCAGGTGAGAGCCACACTGGTGGAGATGGAGAGCAGAGCCAACATCCCGCCATGGACGGTGGAGGCCACGCAGGCGGCAGGGATGGGTGGCGCTGCAGaccctgcagctggggtggcTCGGGGGGGGTCTCACGctgggcactgctgcagggTCCTCTGA
- the ZSWIM3 gene encoding zinc finger SWIM domain-containing protein 3: MELGSRFRSYEDFRERFRAYKLAQGCRYGLRSCVSVRCHNRQRGTAVREDVVFMQVKFGCARTQKYSKKRKQQPSLCPAYFVLQYKEDIDQLVISELNSDHVHANPVFSLTRAATAMASTAARDGPATELCEQQQAGGTNSSAEAHEDSHIVAGQPVDGAPAPYRAPALPEAAKENASALIRVAEVMKSFLRVDRGSLASISADSNHGLDRLSFQTSKMKSSFMQFPKSLLLHRALSDGGHVLYALLVESEERVGKVVHLSLLKDDTASSIRKMLTVFKEFNPEWQKVQTVFVDVSFFHKAILQELFPAAQVFLSVYHTVRLLEKNVREAEISSSLKQNLTLALQKAVFSPSAASLDALSQLVKRVVSPELYNYLRANCFSCELLWCLHAEKGLQSCGTHMDSLDLITHRISSLFGRQPSLEASVLCFLECADCLDSRSLESLNRGSSSTEEDSWSSLQEQPDAHAGAAAGPGPVSGSPALAERPEPTGQAAAAGTDSMLATLWESCTDLGSWLCLKEWEVVQTSTQLLSPVPGSLTVQLLEDAHRVSRDCRSCSCCFHRRYRLPCRHVLAVLQAHRGRVEEGMVCRRWQRRYQRLPAPGAGPPGRGGGSVGNRPEGRGEKVRSLSLELANLLMQCEGQELEERSSALAAILAVWARSPGPPAGKEEPVPPHCSG; the protein is encoded by the exons ATGGAGCTGGGGTCCCGCTTCAGGAGCTACGAGGACTTCAGGGAGCGCTTCCGCGCCTACAAGCTGGCGCAGGGGTGCCGCTACGGCCTGCGGAGCTGCGTCTCCGTCCGCTGCCACAACCGGCAGCGCGGCACCGCCGTCCGCGAGGACGTCGT GTTCATGCAGGTGAAGTTTGGTTGTGCCCGGACccaaaaatacagcaagaagagaaagcagcagcccaGTTTGTGTCCAGCTTATTTTGTGTTGCAATATAAGGAGGACATTGACCAGCTTGTGATCAGCGAACTGAACAGTGACCACGTCCATGCGAACCCGGTGTTTTCCCTGACCAGAGCTGCCACTGCGATGGCAAGCACCGCGGCACGTGACGGCCCTGCAACAGAACTgtgtgagcagcagcaggcggGTGGGACCAACAGCAGTGCTGAGGCGCATGAGGACTCGCACATAGTCGCAGGACAACCGGTGGACGGGGCGCCTGCTCCATACAGGGCTCCTGCGCTCCCTGAAGCAGCGAAGGAAAATGCCTCAGCGCTCATCAGGGTGGCTGAGGTCATGAAAAGCTTCCTAAGGGTGGACAGGGGCTCGTTGGCCTCTATCAGCGCAGACAGTAACCATGGCCTGGACAGACTCAGCTTCCAGACCAGCAAGATGAAGAGCTCGTTTATGCAGTTCCCCAAGAGCCTCCTGCTGCACAGGGCGCTGAGCGATGGGGGACACGTTCTCTATGCTCTCCTTGTAGAGAGTGAGGAGCGAGTCGGGAAAGTGGTGCACTTGTCACTGCTGAAGGATGACACAGCATCCAGCATCAGGAAAATGCTGACTGTGTTCAAGGAGTTCAACCCCGAGTGGCAAAAGGTCCAGACTGTTTTCGTGGACGTGTCCTTCTTTCACAAAGCCATCCTCCAAGAGCTCTTTCCTGCTGCCCAGGTGTTCCTTTCTGTCTATCACACTGTCCGACTGCTCGAGAAGAACGTGAGGGAAGCAGAAATCTCCTCTTCGCTCAAGCAGAACTTGACGCTGGCCTTGCAGAAGGCCGTGTTTTCCCCTTCAGCTGCAAGTCTGGATGCCCTCTCCCAGCTGGTGAAGCGTGTGGTCAGCCCAGAGCTGTACAACTACCTGCGAGCTAACTGCTTCTCCTGTGAGCTTCTGTGGTGCCTGCACGCAGAGAAAGGTCTGCAGTCCTGCGGCACGCACATGGACAGCCTGGACCTCATCACGCACCGGATATCCAGCCTCTTTGGCCGGCAGCCATCCTTGGAGGCGAGCgttctttgttttctggagtGTGCGGACTGCCTTGATTCCAGGAGCTTGGAAAGCCTGAACCGGGGCTCCTCAAGCACCGAGGAGGATAGTTGGAGCAGCCTCCAGGAGCAGCCTGACGCACATGCCGGTGCTGCAGCAGGACCAGGCCCCGTTTCTGGCTCTCCGGCTCTTGCCGAGCGCCCCGAGCCCActgggcaggctgcagcagcgGGGACGGACAGCATGCTGGCCACACTGTGGGAGAGCTGCACGGACCTGGGCTCCTGGCTATGCCTGAAGGAGTGGGAGGTGGTGCAGACGtccacccagctgctcagccCGGTGCCGGGCAGCCTCACCGTTCAGCTGCTGGAGGACGCGCACCGGGTGAGCCGGGACTGccgcagctgcagctgctgcttccacCGCCGCTACCGGCTCCCCTGCAGGCATGTCCTGGCCGTGCTGCAGGCGCACCGGGGACGTGTGGAGGAGGGCATGGTGTGCAGGCGCTGGCAGAGGAGGTACCAGCGGCTCCCGGCCCCCGGGGCCGGTCccccgggccgcggcgggggctcGGTGGGCAACCGGCcggagggcaggggggagaaaGTCCGGTCCCTCAGCCTGGAGCTGGCCAACCTGCTGATGCAGTGcgaggggcaggagctggaggagcgCAGCTCGGCGCTGGCGGCGATCCTGGCTGTCTGGGCTCGGTCACCGGGGCCGCCGGCCGGGAAGGAGGAGCCGGTGCCTCCGCACTGCTCCGGGTAA
- the DNTTIP1 gene encoding deoxynucleotidyltransferase terminal-interacting protein 1 isoform X1: MGAARDAEQQPGPPGEEGLGGAEEQLVSTSPWNIMIKHRQVQRRGRRSQMTTSFTDPAVSMDLLRAVLQPSINEEIRGVFNKYMKFFQKAAINVRDNVGEEVDPEQLIQETCRSCLEQAKLLFSDGKKVVPRLPHEQAVPKRARQVDEELNRRGSPVPKKRKGRPPGQSLSNDRGVSGMAAWKLKVSEPVRRDGPKWDPSRLTETTTFVLGSRANKALGMGGTRGRLYIKHPHLFKYAADPQDKHWLAEQQHMRATGGKMAYLLIEEDIRDLAASDDYRDSVDLRLEELKPFIPPAWMTEKMQKHMETLRRGGDAPPPEGPPES; encoded by the exons atGGGCGCCGCCCGCGATGCGGAGCAGCAGCCGGGACCACCGGGCGAGGAGGGCCTGGGCGGCGCCGAGGAACAGCTGGTCAGCACG AGCCCCTGGAACATCATGATCAAGCACCGGCAGGTGCAGCGGCGCGGCCGGCGCTCCCAGATGACCACCAG CTTCACGGATCCAGCCGTGTCCATGGACCTGCTGCGAGctgtcctgcagcccagcaTCAACGAGGAAATCCGGGGTGTCTTCAACAAGTACATGAAG TTTTTCCAGAAGGCAGCGATCAACGTGCGCGATAAtgttggggaggaggtggacCCAGAGCAGCTCATCCAGGAGACCTGCCggagctgcctggagcag gCCAAACTGCTGTTCTCTGATGGCAAAAAGGTTGTTCCCAGGTTGCCCCACGAGCAGGCAGTACCAAAG CGTGCCCGACAGGTGGATGAGGAGCTGAATCGTCGAGGGAGCCCTGTTCCCAAAAAG AGAAAGGGGCGGCCTCCAGGACAGAGCCTGTCGAACGATCGTGGGGTCTCAGGCATGGCTGC GTGGAAGCTCAAAGTCTCTGAGCCCGTGAGAAGGGATGGACCAAAG TGGGATCCATCCCGACTGACTGAAACCACAACCTTTGTGCTGGGATCTCGAGCAAACAA AGCTCTCGGGATGGGAGGAACAAGAGGGCGACTCTACATCAAGCATCCCCACCTCTTTAAG TACGCAGCCGACCCGCAAGATAAGCActggctggcagagcagcagcacatgAGGGCCACTGGGGGAAAGATG GCCTACCTCCTCATCGAAGAGGACATTCGGGATCTGGCTGCCAGTGACGATTACAG ggaCTCTGTCgacctgcggctggaggagctgaaGCCGTTCATCCCGCCGGCGTGGATGACGGAGAAGATGCAGAAGCACATGGAGACGCTTCGCCGCGGGGGGGACGCGCCGCCCCCCGAGGGCCCCCCCGAGTCCTGA
- the SNX21 gene encoding sorting nexin-21 isoform X2, protein MAARILHRLRHALAGEGGREERACGGSEAEDFPESSELEDDTEGLSTRLSGTLSFTSHEDEEEEEEEDGAGDELGEPPQPTGTAAGAEDGGRVGPRGRAPRRQPADPAAAGAVEEIAGQPGAPAAALRGHQRQRGQRALLQLYTIYLIRSGRFDKAPAAIARRYSDFERLNRRLRCRFGCDMAGIAFPRKRLRRNFTAETIAKRSRAFEQFLSHLHSIAEIRRSPEFLEFFFLQDLQAAQRLTCTGMYREALATWANAYRLQDRLGVCGSGRFLLTLAGLAVCHQELDELCEAHGFCEQALQLLEAQGSHPLLGPFLQAHVHLAWKVGKDKRRSEARLQDLREAGPPLQQQPTLKECLIKEPLE, encoded by the exons ATGGCCGCCCGCATCCTGCACCGCCTGCGGCACGCGCTGGCCGGCGAAGGCGGCCGGGAGGAGCGGGCGTGCGGCGGCTCCGAGGCCGAGGACTTCCCGGAGAGCTCGGAACTGGAGGACGACACGGAGGGGCTGTCGACGCGCCTCAGCGGCACCCTGAGCTTCACCAGCcacgaggacgaggaggaggaggaggaggaggatggtgcTGGAGACGAGCTGGGGGAGCCACCGCAGCCGACCGGCACGGCAGCGGGTGCAGAGGACGGAGGCAG AGTGGGGCCCCGCGGCAGAGCGCCCCGGCGGCAGCCTGCTGACCcggcagctgcaggagctgtggaAGAAATCGCGGGGCAGCCTGGTGCCCCAGCGGCTGCTCTTCGAGGTCACCAGCGCCAGCGTGGTCAGCGAGCGCTCCTCCAA CTCTACACCATCTACCTGATCCGCTCCGGCCGGTTCGACAAGGCCCCCGCCGCCATCGCCCGGCGCTATTCAGACTTTGAGCGGCTGAACCGCCGCTTGCGCTGCCGCTTCGGCTGCGACATGGCCGGCATCGCCTTCCCCAGGAAGAGGCTGCGCCGGAACTTCACCGCCGAGACCATCGCCAAGCGGAGCCGAGCCTTCGAGCAGTTCCTGTCCCACCTGCACTCCATCGCCGAGATCCGCCGCTCCCCCGAGTTCCTCGAGTTCTTCTTCCTGCAGGACCTGCAGGCTGCGCAGCGCCTGACCTGCACCGGCATGTACCGCGAAGCCCTGGCCACCTGGGCCAACGCCTACCGGCTGCAGGACCGGCTGGGGGTCTGCGGCTCCGGCCGCTTCCTCCTGACGCTGGCCGGGCTGGCCGTCTGCCACCAGGAGCTGGACGAGCTCTGCGAGGCCCACGGCTTCTGCGAGCAGgcgctgcagctgctggaggccCAAGGCAGCCACCCGCTGCTGGGGCCCTTCCTGCAGGCCCACGTCCACCTGGCCTGGAAGGTGGGCAAGGACAAGCGGCGCTCGGAGGCCCGGCTGCAGGACCTGCGGgaggccgggccgcccctgcagcagcagcccaccCTGAAGGAGTGCCTGATCAAGGAGCCTCTGGAGTGA